The Romeriopsis navalis LEGE 11480 region TCAAGGGGGCATCAGGCGACTTGCTGTGGAGTTTGATTCTGAATGTGGGCTTGCTGAAGTTCACAAATTATTGCTCGGCGATCGCTGCGGGCGGCAAGCATGGGACACGCCTGTGGTCCGCAGTTGGAACAATCGGTTTACTGTCGTTGAGTGTGATTCGATCGATTGCTTCGCCAGTGGGGTCAGAGCTACTGAATAACATGCCAGCAATTAATCGCATCCGTGCCGTTGAGCTGATTCAAGCCCATGAGCACAAGTTAGCCGCGATTAAAAATCAACCCAATCCGTTATACGCAACGGCAAGGCAGCGATGCGAACAAGGAAAGCAGGAACTGCGGCGCTTAGATCGCAGCGATCGTCGCTGGTCATCACGCTATGTCCGACTGTATGGGCGCTGGCATGAGCGCAATAAAGATTGGTCGGGGTATCAGCTCGCTCAGGTGCCTCTATGCATGCAACCGCAGCTGATTCAGGGGAAACATCTGGCCACCTATGAAGTGGCTAAACAGGATTGGCAGAAGAAGTTGCAGCGCCGATCGTTGATTGGTGACGATCGCGGATTTTTGCAGCAGGAAATGCCCGCATTGTATGCCGCGCATTTTGATGCGGAGGGCAATCTGCGATCGGGGGTGGATGCGGTACGGATTGCGACTCAGAATTTGTACGGCAAACTTCAACGTGGCGATTGGCAAGAGACAGGCTTTTCGCTGATGTTCTTTGGGATTTCGGCGGCGACCAGTGCGACGGCTTGTCTGCTATCGCTGAGTCTGAGTCGGCGGGCAGATGCGCGGAAGTCCCGGAGTCAAGCAATCGCCCAGGTACGGGATGCTTGGCTGGACGCACGTTACCAGGAGTTGGCGGCTCGGCGGCAAGCAGCGCCTCGGGTAGAGCCGTCTTGGATCGAGCCGCTGCTGAGTGATCGTCGCTGATGCGGATTGGTGAAGCGCAGCGGAAGGGTGGTGGGCGCGTGGGTTGAGTGTGATATTTGAGTGAGTTGCTCTAGGAGGTTCCTGATGACGATCGCAATGAATATGGGTGGGCAGTCTGGGGCAGATAGCGCGGTGATGGTGGCACGTCCCGGTGGTTTGACCCAGCCCCAACAGGAGATATTGCTGCAATTGGTGATGCAAGAGCTACGGCGAACGGGGCGCTATGAGGTGCTGCCACAGCTGGTGCGGCTGGCGGAGATTACGGCCGCGATCGAGGCGGGCGACACGGGAGCACAATTGTTGCCGGAGACGCGCGATCATTTGTGTGACCTGGTGCAAGGTCGAACGGATGCGATCGCTGAGGGGGTGCAGCAACTTCAGGGGCAGTTTGCCGTGCTGGAGTTTTGGGTAACGAACGCCCAGGCGGTTGAACCCACGGTGGAGTTGCAGGCCTGTGGGGAGCAGATGGGGGTGATTATGCAGGCATTATTGCTGGCGATCGAACAGTTGCTTGATCTAGCAGAGCGCTACAGCGTGTTGTCGCAACCTTGGTATCGGCGGGTGTGGCGTGATTGGCGGGGGCAATCAGCGGATATGCAGCAGGAATTGTTGGTCTGGTATTGCGCGGGGATACGCTACAGCGGGCAGTATTTGGCGCAGCATGTGCAGGTCGATCGGATTTGCCAGGAGTGGGGTGGGGCGGCGATGTGGGGGGTGTATTATCGGCGGATAAATGGTTATCTGACGGAGCTACCAGGATTGACGCGGGAAGTGGGGACACTGCTGCAACGGCGGCTTGAGGCGCGGGTGCCGGAGACGGAGGCGTTACTGCGGCGGGTGCGGTGATGCAGCTGGAGGGTGCGGTGGGTTTGAGTAAGATGTGTTCTATTTTTGGGAGATTGTGTGATGTCGAGTCGTCTTCAGTATCCAACTGCTTGTGCTTTGAGCGATGCGATGTTTCAGGCACATTATGCGGCGGGCCATCGGAATTTTAGTGATTCGGTGTTGATTGATGTGGATTTGGGGGCGGTGGAGGCCCTGCGTGGGGTGCTGTTGCAGAATGTGGATTTGCGTCAGGTCCGCAATTTGCGGGCGGTGGATTTGAGTTATGCAGATTTGACGGGGGTGAATCTGAGTGGGATGAATTTGCAGGGGACGAATTTACAGTGGGCGGTGTTGTGTGGGGCGAATTTACAGGGGGCGCAGTTGAGTCGGGCGAATTTGGCCCAGGCGAATTTGAGTCGGGCCGACTTGCGCGCTGTAGGTTTAGAGTTTGGGCGATTGGATGGGGCGAATTTGGTGGGGGCTTGTTTGGATGGGGCAGATTTGCACCATGCCTATCTAGAGGGGAGCAATTTGCCGGGGGTGTCGATCGTGGCGGCGAATTTGTGTGAGGCGGATTTGGCTCGATCGAATCTTTCGCGGGCGGATTTGCGGCGATCAAATTTAACTTGGGTGAGTTTGCGGGGGGCGAATTTGGATGAGGCGGATTTGCGGCATGTAAATCTGAGCTGGGCGGATTTGGATGGGACGAATTTAAGTTTGGCCCATTGTGAATCTGTGCAGATGCGCGGTGTGCGGTTGCCGTTGGGCAGTCGGATAGTGGGGTGATTTGGGTCAGATTGTATTGGTAGTCGGTTAGTCAAGTGCGCTAGGGAAATTTACCTTGAGTGATCATGGGCCTTTTCCTAACGCACTTGTCGTGTCTCACGACTGTTTCCATTCATGCGACTTCGAGTGAAGTCTGAAGCAATATGCATCTGTACAAACCGTAAGTGCAGTACGCGAGTGTTTCCATTCATGCGACTTCGAGTGAAGTCTGAAGAATGTGGTGAAATTGATTAGTGGTGTCATAAAACCAGTTTCCATTCATGCGACTTCGAGTGAAGTCTGAAGTGGGTAAGGGCGGTGCCGCTGGAGATTCCAGCGTGTTTCCATTCATGCGACTTCGAGTGAAGTCTGAAGGGCAGCTCAATCTGTATGGTGTACCACGGTGTATAGTTTCCATTCATGCGACTTCGAGTGAAGTCTGAAGGGGAAGTCCCGCCGCCGCGGCGCCAATAGCACGCGTTTCCATTCATGCGACTTCGAGTGAAGTCTGAAGTGGCGGACTCCCAATGCAGAGACGGCACAGCAATTGTTTCCATTCATGCGACTTCGAGTGAAGTCTGAAGCATTAACACTCGTCCTGAATGCCTGTCACATTTACAGTTTCCATTCATGCGACTTCGAGTGAAGTCTGAAGCTGGCCGCGAAATCGCTGAGTATTTTCAGCGCGTTGCGGATGGTTTCCATTCATGCGACTTCGAGTGAAGTCTGAAGCTGAGAACATAGTGAAATTTCTACGTACCCAGGGAAGGTTTCCATTCATGCGACTTCGAGTGAAGTCTGAAGGCAGCATCTGCGCTCTCACTCTTTGGGGTTTCACGTTTCCATTCATGCGACTTCGAGTGAAGTCTGAAGGCCTAACACGCAACTGTGGCAGTTGGTGTGGCCATATTGGTTTCCATTCATGCGACTTCGAGAGAAGTCTGAAGGCGTCCGCAATTGGATGGCCTGGAGTGGCCTTCATAGTTTCCATTCATGCGACTTCGAGAGAAGTCTGAAGACCAATTTTTTCGTCAACGGTCAGGGGATTCTTTTAGTTTCCATTCATGCGACTTCGAGTGAAGTCTGAAGCAGGGAACATTTATCTGACGTTTATTGGTGAAAAGTTTCCATTCATGCGACTTCGAGTGAAGTCTGAAGAATGCTTACAGCGCGATTGCTACACTGTATGAGGGTGTTTCCATTCATGCGACTTCGAGTGAAGTCTGAAGGCCGAGGAAACACTAGAGGCCGCGCGGTATTGCGTGTTTCCATTCATGCGACTTCGAGTGAAGTCTGAAGCTCCTCCCCCTGATGTCGACACTGATGTTGACGAAACTGTTTCCATTCATGCGACTTCGAGTGAAGTCTGAAGTTTTTCCTGAAGTTCCAGAATGGTGATTGCAAGTCAAAGTTTCCATTCATGCGACTTCGAGTGAAGTCTGAAGCTGGCGCAGATGCTGCACCGGTTGTGGAACAACATCAGGTTTCCATTCATGCGACTTCGAGTGAAGTCTGAAGACCATTAATGGTAGCACAGCTCCGAAGCCAACTCCGTTTCCATTCATGCGACTTCGAGTGAAGTCTGAAGTCGTCAGGAGGAAATCCTGCACAAAGCGTGGGCACCGTGTTTCCATTCATGCGACTTCGAGTGAAGTCTGAAGGGCGCAGGCGGCTGGGAATCAAACCCCGGCTTTGGGGTTTCCATTCATGCGACTTCGAGTGAAGTCTGAAGGACTGTTCACCCAAGAGTTCGGCTTTAAAGCGGCCGTTCGTTTCCATTCATGCGACTTCGAGTGAAGTCTGAAGGAATTTGAAGGGCAGAAGTGCCTTTCAGTTTACTAAAGTTTCCATTCATGCGACTTCGAGTGAAGTCTGAAGGGTTTGCGCTACGAAGGTTCCGACCGTTCGTTCGTACAGTTTCCATTCATGCGACTTCGAGTGAAGTCTGAAGGAGTTAAAGGTTTGCGGTCTCGTAAATGGTAAAGTTATGTTTCCATTCATGCGACTTCGAGTGAAGTCTGAAGGGAAATGCAGAACGGTTCTAAAATCGTTGGCAACATGTTTCCATTCATGCGACTTCGAGTGAAGTCTGAAGGTCGCACGAGTCACCCGTGTCGACTGGTTCAAGTATCAGGGTTTCCATTCATGCGACTTCGAGTGAAGTCTGAAGGAGCAATACTTGGATCATGTGTTAAGTGTGGTTGAAGGGTTTCCATTCATGCGACTTCGAGTGAAGTCTGAAGGTTCAAAACGCCTTGCAAGAGGGAAATTACACAAAGTTTCCATTCATGCGACTTCGAGTGAAGTCTGAAGGAAGCGACGAGGACTAAAGACAGGACAATGCATGACTGTTTCCATTCATGCGACTTCGAGTGAAGTCTGAAGGTCCGCATGGAGGTTGAGCGTGGTTGTGAAATTAGTGTTTCCATTCATGCGACTTCGAGTGAAGTCTGAAGCCGTTGTTGTACTAACAACGGTACCGCCACTGGTTGTTTCCATTCATGCGACTTCGAGTGAAGTCTGAAGGGAGCAGTCAAGTGTTATTGTTCACGCCGTATCCGAGAGTTTCCATTCATGCGACTTCGAGTGAAGTCTGAAGGTGTTAATCTGCATACTGACCCAATGTCAGGCAATCGTTTCCATTCATGCGACTTCGAGTGAAGTCTGAAGGCCGCAGTGGGTATTAACAGTCAGCTAGCGGCTCGTTTCCATTCATGCGACTTCGAGTGAAGTCTGAAGGGGCCTCACTCTGGAACCCCTTCTAAGCAAGCATTATAACCCACCATTTTCGAGGGGGTCCGCGCAACCATGCAAAACTTAAGAATCATTTGCAATAACCTCTTGTGGAAAACCCCTGAAACCCCTACCTATCAGTCGTGCCGAGGGGGTCTGCCAAGAAATGGGCCTTTCAGCGATCCGCCAACCCCCTCGAAAATCACCCACAATTTCGCCGACTCACCGCATTGTAAGACTCATGGGACAGCAGCTTCGTCGGTTCAAATCCCCGCGCACCCCGCCGCATCAATAACCGATAGCGATATCCCACCGGCACCCGCATCAAGCCGCGATCGCCCCGCAACCACTTTCCCCCGATCGCCCCCGGATGCACCCCCGCCTGAATCCGCCGCCAAATCCCCTGCGCCTGCTCACAAATCGCCTGTGGCAATCGCCGCAAATCCACCCCAGCCAAGCCTTGCGACGACAGCTCACCGTGATTACGACCTTGAGTTTCCCTTGATCGCCGCCCATCCCGATCACGCCGCTTCGCCTGATCGCGTTGCCGCGCCCGATCGTCACAACGATGACAATACTTGCCAAACCCCCGATGCCCACAACTAAACCGTTTGCGCCACTTGCGACTGCGTCTTGCCATAAGATTTACCTCCTAAAACACCCAACTATCCGCATGGGTAATCATCTGCTCCAACCGCTTCAAAATCTGGTTGTATTGCCCAAACAGCGCCTGCCCCGCCTCACTCTCCACATAGCCACACATCACCGCAAACTCCAGCCAAGTCTGCACCTGGGCCACCGCCACCGACGCCTCCCCCAGCGCCCGACTAAACAACGTCAAATCCCGCCGCTGCTGCCAAGCCTGAGCCAAATGAATACAAACCGAACGCGATCGTTTCACCAACGGCACCCGCAAACTCTCCCGCTCATCCGCCGGAATCGATCCAGCTAAATCATTCACCTGCATCGCCGCATCAAACGCATTTTGATACACCGTCAACTCCTGGTGGAACTGAATAAACGTCCGTGACATACAACCTCCAAAACAACGAAATAATTAACTAAATCAACAACAAAACAATCAACTGACTAAGCAATAAAAATGTCATCATCCACTTCACAATCCGGTTGCACACCCAAAATCATCACCTTACGGCGGGTATGCCCCGACATTGGGTAAAACCGCACCTGGTCTTCTTCGGGCTGCAAATACTTGTGCAGTCGCTTTTGCACCATCTGCAACTGGTCATCATTCAACATGCACTCAAACACCGACTTCTGCACCCGCAGGCCATAGCCCTTCAGCAGTTTCGCAATCCGATTGCGCCGATTGTTATCCACCACGTCATAACAAACCAGATAAAACCCATCACGCACACTCGGCATTGGCTACTTCTCCCACTTCATCGGTCGATAGGTTTCCCGCTCCCCCATCAACACGCTGATATATTCCCAAACCTGCAACTCAAAACAGCGGCGATAAGTCACCTTGTAACCCGTATGGGGATGCGTAATCGTCTGCTGGAGCTTCTCCTCCCAATGCTTCAGAAACTTCTTCAGCGCATCTGGCTGCAAGTACACCCCACCCCGCGCATCCGGTGGTGTAAAGTCCTCCTCAGTAAAAATATTGGAATTCACCAGATAGGCCACAAAGCCATCCACCACCACCGCCCGAAATCCCTCCACCAAATCACACACCAACGACGGGCGATTCTTTTGGGGCGCATGCAAATTGCCAAAATGCGTATGCAGGCCCGCCACCTCCACCATCGAATGCAAGTTCTGCGACAACAACGTATAGCCCAAGCTCATCAAACTATTGACTGGGTCCGTCGGGGGGCGTCGGGTCCGCTTCTCAAACTCAAACTTGCCTCTAAGTAAGGTCGCATAGGCCTGAAAATACAGATTTGCCCCATGGCCCTCATAGCCCAACATGGTTTCGATCGAGTCCGCCTGTTGTACCTGCTGTATCACCTCGGGCAATGCCTCAATTACTGCCGCCGCTTTCTCGGACGGACGCTTTCGCTGTAGCCGCCGCAGGAGAATCCGACTGTTATGCAACTTCGCAACAATCATGCTGCGGGCCTGCCGGATGGCAAACGTCTCATCCAGTGAGCGTTGCACCT contains the following coding sequences:
- a CDS encoding DUF7682 family zinc-binding protein, producing the protein MARRSRKWRKRFSCGHRGFGKYCHRCDDRARQRDQAKRRDRDGRRSRETQGRNHGELSSQGLAGVDLRRLPQAICEQAQGIWRRIQAGVHPGAIGGKWLRGDRGLMRVPVGYRYRLLMRRGARGFEPTKLLSHESYNAVSRRNCG
- a CDS encoding four helix bundle protein, whose amino-acid sequence is MSRTFIQFHQELTVYQNAFDAAMQVNDLAGSIPADERESLRVPLVKRSRSVCIHLAQAWQQRRDLTLFSRALGEASVAVAQVQTWLEFAVMCGYVESEAGQALFGQYNQILKRLEQMITHADSWVF
- a CDS encoding pentapeptide repeat-containing protein, with protein sequence MSSRLQYPTACALSDAMFQAHYAAGHRNFSDSVLIDVDLGAVEALRGVLLQNVDLRQVRNLRAVDLSYADLTGVNLSGMNLQGTNLQWAVLCGANLQGAQLSRANLAQANLSRADLRAVGLEFGRLDGANLVGACLDGADLHHAYLEGSNLPGVSIVAANLCEADLARSNLSRADLRRSNLTWVSLRGANLDEADLRHVNLSWADLDGTNLSLAHCESVQMRGVRLPLGSRIVG
- the cas2 gene encoding CRISPR-associated endonuclease Cas2 translates to MPSVRDGFYLVCYDVVDNNRRNRIAKLLKGYGLRVQKSVFECMLNDDQLQMVQKRLHKYLQPEEDQVRFYPMSGHTRRKVMILGVQPDCEVDDDIFIA